From a region of the Ovis aries strain OAR_USU_Benz2616 breed Rambouillet chromosome 2, ARS-UI_Ramb_v3.0, whole genome shotgun sequence genome:
- the LOC101109939 gene encoding major allergen Equ c 1-like isoform X1, with the protein MKLLLLCLGLTLVRAQEGNSDVVRSNFDIPKITGEWFSILLASDNREKIEENGSMRFFVEHISLLENSSLFIKMHTKVNGVCTELPLTCDSTGEDGVYTVSYDGNNKFRILQVNYSRHIIFYLENFSDSFQLLELYAREPDTSPELKNEFVEICQKYGIVKENVIDLTRVGKLSYLWLSLPEIPCC; encoded by the exons atgaagctgctgctgctgtgtctggGGCTGACCCTAGTCCGTGCCCAGGAGGGAAACTCTGATGTTGTGAGAAGCAACTTCGATATTCCAAAG ATTACAggggagtggttttccattctcTTGGCCTCAGACAACAGGGAAAAGATAGAAGAAAATGGTAGCATGAGGTTTTTTGTGGAGCACATCAGTCTCTTGGAaaattcttctttgtttattAAAATGCATACAAA GGTAAACGGAGTGTGTACTGAGCTTCCTTTGACTTGTGACAGCACAGGAGAGGATGGCGTATATACTGTTAGCT aTGATGGAAATAATAAATTTCGCATACTTCAGGTGAACTATAGTCgccatattattttttatctcgAGAATTTCAGTGACTCATTCCAACTGCTAGAGCTCTACG CCCGAGAACCAGATACGAGTCCAGAACTGAAGAACGAGTTTGTGGAAATTTGCCAAAAGTATGGAATTGTTAAGGAAAACGTTATTGACCTGACCAGAGTGGGTAAGTTGAGCTATCTCTGGCTTTCTCTGCCTGAAATCCCATGTTGCTGA
- the LOC101109939 gene encoding major allergen Equ c 1-like isoform X2: MKLLLLCLGLTLVRAQEGNSDVVRSNFDIPKITGEWFSILLASDNREKIEENGSMRFFVEHISLLENSSLFIKMHTKVNGVCTELPLTCDSTGEDGVYTVSYDGNNKFRILQVNYSRHIIFYLENFSDSFQLLELYAREPDTSPELKNEFVEICQKYGIVKENVIDLTRVDRCFQARGNGVA; this comes from the exons atgaagctgctgctgctgtgtctggGGCTGACCCTAGTCCGTGCCCAGGAGGGAAACTCTGATGTTGTGAGAAGCAACTTCGATATTCCAAAG ATTACAggggagtggttttccattctcTTGGCCTCAGACAACAGGGAAAAGATAGAAGAAAATGGTAGCATGAGGTTTTTTGTGGAGCACATCAGTCTCTTGGAaaattcttctttgtttattAAAATGCATACAAA GGTAAACGGAGTGTGTACTGAGCTTCCTTTGACTTGTGACAGCACAGGAGAGGATGGCGTATATACTGTTAGCT aTGATGGAAATAATAAATTTCGCATACTTCAGGTGAACTATAGTCgccatattattttttatctcgAGAATTTCAGTGACTCATTCCAACTGCTAGAGCTCTACG CCCGAGAACCAGATACGAGTCCAGAACTGAAGAACGAGTTTGTGGAAATTTGCCAAAAGTATGGAATTGTTAAGGAAAACGTTATTGACCTGACCAGAGTGG ATCGCTGCTTCCAGGCGCGAGGGAATGGAGTGGCCTAG